Proteins from a genomic interval of Kitasatospora kifunensis:
- a CDS encoding lysophospholipid acyltransferase family protein — protein MKPSQETKAAQEEPAPDAAPPGKVIPIETAPSWAPGPADQGPAADQGPAAFAGRLAEGLGTLLAGRVGTAADGLLGKGWESKAADGLAFLRRRITGDYEVDEFGFDRELTEQVFLTALRPLAEKYFRVEVRGIEHIPLEGGALVVANHSGVLPLDALMTQVAIHDHHPGRRHLRMLAADLVFVLPLIGELARKSGHTLACNEDAQALLERGEVVGVWPEGFKGIGKPFADRYKLQRFGRGGFVASALRAGVPIVPCSIVGAEETYPMLGNVKSLARLLGLPYLPITPTFPWLGPLGAIPLPTKWTIQFGEPIRTDGYPPEAAEDPMLVFNLTDEVRETIQHTLYELLVARRSVFF, from the coding sequence ATGAAGCCCTCCCAGGAGACGAAGGCCGCTCAGGAAGAGCCGGCCCCCGACGCCGCGCCGCCCGGCAAGGTGATCCCGATCGAGACCGCGCCGAGCTGGGCGCCCGGACCCGCCGACCAGGGCCCGGCGGCCGACCAGGGGCCGGCGGCCTTCGCCGGGCGGCTGGCCGAGGGGCTGGGCACGCTGCTGGCCGGGCGGGTGGGGACGGCGGCCGACGGGCTGCTCGGCAAGGGCTGGGAGAGCAAGGCGGCCGACGGGCTGGCCTTCCTGCGCCGCCGGATCACCGGCGACTACGAGGTGGACGAGTTCGGCTTCGACCGCGAGTTGACCGAGCAGGTCTTCCTGACGGCGCTGCGGCCGCTGGCCGAGAAGTACTTCCGGGTCGAGGTCCGCGGGATCGAGCACATCCCGCTCGAGGGCGGCGCCCTGGTGGTGGCCAACCACTCGGGCGTGCTCCCGCTGGACGCCCTGATGACCCAGGTGGCGATCCACGACCACCACCCGGGCCGACGCCACCTGCGGATGCTCGCCGCCGACCTGGTCTTCGTACTGCCGCTGATCGGTGAGCTGGCCCGCAAGTCCGGGCACACGCTGGCCTGCAACGAGGACGCCCAGGCGCTGCTGGAGCGCGGCGAGGTGGTCGGCGTCTGGCCGGAGGGCTTCAAGGGGATCGGCAAGCCGTTCGCCGACCGCTACAAGCTGCAGCGGTTCGGGCGCGGCGGCTTCGTGGCCTCCGCGCTGCGGGCCGGAGTGCCGATCGTGCCCTGCTCGATCGTCGGTGCCGAGGAGACCTATCCGATGCTCGGCAACGTCAAGAGCCTGGCCCGGTTGCTCGGGCTGCCCTACCTGCCGATCACCCCGACCTTCCCGTGGCTCGGCCCGCTCGGCGCGATCCCGCTGCCGACCAAGTGGACGATCCAGTTCGGCGAGCCGATCCGCACGGACGGCTATCCGCCGGAGGCGGCCGAGGACCCGATGCTGGTCTTCAACCTGACCGACGAGGTGCGCGAGACCATCCAGCACACGCTCTACGAGCTGCTGGTGGCCAGGCGCAGCGTCTTCTTCTAG
- a CDS encoding DUF5667 domain-containing protein, translated as MTANVLEHRRAKAFAEALEAHRTGQPAESATLGQLLDTTKALTALAAPAMDAGVKSEQRALLLAAFEQHAAGGLPTVPRQRRHRAERGLQRRRWGRRFAITGLVAGVTVGSFAGVAAASSGALPGDPLYGMKRGLEGLRLDLAGSDAERGALLLDQASTRLAEARSLVGRGGGNGALSQSTVAQLASALKDMHAEAAKGRDLLRSVYRANGSLDPMRTLASFAEAQDNHWSALQPRLPQQLTPVAGQVDQLFGDLNEDVAPLHLEPAQGPAAPGQTPAVGPATGSGQAASPANSATGNGQSGHPASTAPSGGGRSGSGAPSTGGGAPQSPGGGQAAQGGPLGGGGNPVGGLVNGLTGSLTGTGAGAGAAPAAPASSGAPQSTPTPGTTPAPAAPTAAPGQGGGTPATGQGLNLPPLIPGLLPGLGLDGN; from the coding sequence GTGACGGCAAACGTGCTGGAGCACCGGCGGGCGAAGGCCTTCGCCGAGGCGCTGGAGGCCCACCGGACGGGACAACCCGCAGAGAGCGCGACCCTGGGGCAACTCCTCGATACGACCAAGGCGTTGACGGCACTCGCCGCCCCCGCCATGGACGCCGGGGTGAAGAGCGAGCAACGCGCGCTGCTGCTGGCCGCGTTCGAGCAGCACGCGGCCGGTGGCCTGCCCACCGTGCCGCGCCAGCGTCGGCACCGCGCCGAGCGCGGCCTGCAACGGCGGCGCTGGGGGCGGCGGTTCGCGATCACCGGGCTGGTCGCCGGGGTCACCGTGGGCAGCTTCGCCGGGGTGGCCGCCGCCAGTTCGGGCGCGCTGCCCGGTGACCCGCTCTACGGTATGAAGCGGGGCCTTGAGGGCCTGCGGCTCGACCTGGCCGGCTCGGACGCCGAGCGCGGCGCGCTGCTGCTCGACCAGGCCTCCACCCGGCTCGCGGAGGCGCGTTCGCTGGTCGGCCGAGGCGGCGGCAACGGCGCGCTCAGCCAGAGCACGGTGGCCCAACTCGCCTCGGCGCTCAAGGACATGCACGCCGAGGCGGCCAAGGGCCGGGACCTGCTGCGCTCGGTCTATCGGGCCAACGGCTCGCTCGACCCGATGCGCACGCTGGCCAGCTTCGCCGAGGCCCAGGACAACCACTGGAGCGCCCTGCAGCCGCGGCTGCCCCAGCAGTTGACCCCGGTGGCCGGTCAGGTCGACCAGCTCTTCGGCGACCTGAACGAGGACGTCGCACCGCTGCACCTGGAGCCGGCGCAAGGGCCTGCCGCACCGGGGCAGACGCCCGCGGTCGGCCCCGCGACCGGAAGCGGGCAGGCCGCCTCGCCCGCCAACTCCGCGACCGGCAACGGCCAGAGCGGCCACCCGGCCTCCACCGCACCGAGCGGCGGCGGCCGGAGCGGCAGCGGAGCGCCCTCGACGGGCGGCGGCGCGCCGCAGAGCCCGGGCGGCGGCCAGGCCGCCCAGGGCGGCCCGCTCGGCGGCGGCGGCAACCCGGTGGGCGGGCTGGTCAACGGCCTGACCGGGAGCCTGACCGGCACCGGTGCGGGCGCGGGGGCGGCCCCTGCGGCACCGGCCTCCTCGGGCGCCCCGCAGAGCACCCCGACGCCGGGCACCACGCCCGCGCCGGCCGCTCCGACGGCCGCCCCCGGCCAGGGCGGCGGCACGCCGGCCACGGGGCAGGGGCTCAACCTGCCGCCACTGATCCCGGGCCTGCTGCCGGGGTTGGGGCTGGACGGGAACTGA
- a CDS encoding ECF subfamily RNA polymerase sigma factor, BldN family, translating to MRLLRTLLRSQLLPSLPELVPAGGAFQSPVGHGPFGPFAGVAQGTALRSAATGSAGTRSRGAGTGTRGRTGTVPHQGTETEHNPIMELVERAQAGESEAFGRLYDHYCDTVYRYIYYRVGSRATAEDLTSETFLRALRRIGTFTWQGRDFGAWLVTIARNLVADHFKSSRFRLEVTTGEMLDSNECERSPEDSVLESLSNAALLDAVRRLNPQQQECVTLRFLQGLSVAETARIMGKNEGAIKTLQYRAVRTLARLLPPDAR from the coding sequence CTGCGCCTGCTGCGTACCCTGCTGCGCAGCCAGCTGCTGCCGTCGCTCCCCGAGCTGGTCCCCGCCGGCGGCGCGTTCCAATCACCGGTCGGGCATGGCCCGTTCGGGCCGTTCGCCGGGGTCGCCCAGGGAACCGCGCTGCGCTCGGCCGCCACCGGCTCGGCGGGCACCCGCAGCCGGGGTGCCGGCACCGGCACCCGCGGCCGCACCGGCACCGTGCCGCACCAGGGCACCGAGACCGAGCACAACCCGATCATGGAGTTGGTCGAGCGCGCCCAGGCCGGCGAGAGCGAGGCGTTCGGGCGGCTCTACGACCACTACTGCGACACGGTCTACCGCTACATCTACTACCGGGTCGGCAGCCGGGCCACGGCCGAGGACCTGACCAGCGAGACCTTCCTGCGCGCGCTGCGCCGGATCGGCACCTTCACCTGGCAGGGCCGGGACTTCGGCGCCTGGCTGGTGACCATCGCGCGCAACCTGGTCGCCGACCACTTCAAGTCCAGCCGGTTCCGGCTGGAGGTGACCACCGGCGAGATGCTCGACTCCAACGAGTGCGAGCGCAGCCCGGAGGACTCGGTGCTGGAGTCGCTCTCCAACGCCGCCCTGCTGGACGCCGTACGCAGACTCAACCCGCAGCAGCAGGAGTGCGTCACCCTCCGCTTCCTGCAAGGCCTCTCGGTCGCCGAGACGGCCCGGATCATGGGCAAGAACGAAGGGGCCATCAAGACCCTGCAGTACCGCGCGGTCCGCACGCTGGCCCGGCTGCTGCCGCCGGACGCCCGCTGA
- a CDS encoding HAD family hydrolase, with protein MAALRRLTQARRSSSERAALAGEAAAQAAEQALRERAASTSASARESEATPAPAIERDAEQESAAPPVDHPQGAAFFDCDNTILQGAAVFYLGVGLYRRNFFTRRDVAKFAWQQAWFRLLGTEDPGHIADAQHTALSLVAGKRTADLEAICEEIFEEIVAAKVWPGTRALVQMHLDAGQRVWLVTAAPQEVARIIARRLGMTGALGTVAEATDGCYTGRLVGEMLHGPAKAAAVRALARHEQLDLGHCAAYSDSANDIPMLSLVGHPFVINPDARLRKYARAHGWRVQDFRTGRKAARIGVPAAVVLGAAAGATVAAVALRRKRS; from the coding sequence ATGGCCGCGCTGCGAAGGCTCACCCAGGCAAGACGTTCCTCCTCCGAGCGGGCCGCCCTGGCAGGCGAGGCCGCCGCGCAGGCGGCCGAGCAGGCGCTGCGCGAGCGGGCGGCATCGACGTCCGCGTCGGCCCGCGAATCCGAGGCGACGCCGGCGCCGGCCATCGAGCGGGATGCCGAGCAGGAGTCCGCCGCTCCCCCGGTGGACCACCCGCAGGGCGCCGCCTTCTTCGACTGCGACAACACGATCCTGCAGGGCGCGGCGGTCTTCTACCTCGGCGTCGGGCTCTACCGCCGCAACTTCTTCACCCGCCGCGACGTGGCCAAGTTCGCCTGGCAGCAGGCCTGGTTCCGACTGCTCGGCACCGAGGACCCCGGGCACATCGCCGACGCGCAGCACACCGCGCTCTCGCTGGTGGCCGGCAAGCGCACCGCCGACCTGGAGGCGATCTGCGAGGAGATCTTCGAGGAGATCGTCGCCGCCAAGGTCTGGCCGGGCACCCGGGCGCTGGTGCAGATGCACCTGGACGCCGGCCAGCGGGTCTGGTTGGTGACGGCGGCCCCGCAGGAGGTGGCCCGGATCATCGCCCGCCGACTCGGCATGACCGGGGCGCTGGGCACGGTGGCGGAGGCGACCGACGGCTGCTACACCGGCCGGCTGGTGGGCGAGATGCTGCACGGTCCCGCCAAGGCGGCCGCGGTGCGGGCGCTGGCCCGGCACGAGCAGTTGGACCTCGGCCACTGCGCCGCGTACAGCGACTCGGCCAACGACATCCCGATGCTCTCGCTGGTCGGGCATCCCTTCGTGATCAACCCCGATGCGCGGCTGCGCAAGTACGCGCGGGCGCACGGCTGGCGGGTGCAGGACTTCCGCACCGGGCGCAAGGCGGCGCGGATCGGCGTGCCGGCCGCAGTGGTGCTGGGAGCGGCGGCCGGCGCGACGGTGGCAGCCGTGGCACTGCGGCGCAAGCGGAGTTGA
- a CDS encoding glutaredoxin family protein translates to MGGPRAAAHNGAVTPLLRRERRSDPADRTVTLIGKPDCHLCEQAREVITRVTADLGAGFEEQDITQDEELYRKYWEQIPVTLIDGRQHDFWRVDEARLRAALTR, encoded by the coding sequence ATGGGCGGCCCGCGGGCCGCGGCGCACAATGGGGCGGTGACCCCTCTGCTGCGCCGCGAACGGCGTTCCGACCCCGCCGACCGGACCGTGACCCTGATCGGCAAGCCCGACTGCCACTTGTGCGAGCAGGCCAGGGAGGTGATCACGCGGGTCACCGCCGATCTGGGCGCCGGCTTCGAGGAGCAGGACATCACCCAGGACGAGGAGCTCTACCGCAAGTACTGGGAGCAGATCCCGGTGACCCTGATCGACGGCCGCCAGCACGACTTCTGGCGGGTCGACG